A single region of the Acidithiobacillus acidisediminis genome encodes:
- a CDS encoding L,D-transpeptidase — MVHAHIHGKDRNIRHDAWLWPVSTALQNAADEYPWNAGNPFIRGAVIQFERANGILGPKGVSEGKLHKTVMQALSEKHANPDPWPYEWVYVTKANGTRQPEQLHVWEHGKGWIWHTVVNTGVLGSTQDGTWPIYQRLPKTTMRGVFPQPISWASYHGLAGQRVPQWAGSSLMQPARGTVGGSPVRWVPYNDPGILWVNYFDDGRGIHYYPRAAYGFPQSAGCVEEPYHAAPVTYRLLHYGVPVTVSGALFGLAIPTHGTQAKKN; from the coding sequence TTGGTACACGCACACATTCACGGCAAAGACAGAAACATCCGGCACGATGCCTGGCTTTGGCCGGTGTCGACGGCTCTCCAGAATGCAGCGGATGAGTACCCATGGAATGCCGGGAATCCGTTTATTCGTGGAGCGGTTATCCAGTTCGAGCGTGCCAACGGGATTCTGGGACCAAAGGGGGTTTCCGAAGGGAAATTGCACAAAACGGTCATGCAGGCGCTGTCCGAGAAGCATGCCAATCCGGATCCTTGGCCGTACGAGTGGGTGTATGTGACCAAGGCGAACGGTACCCGACAGCCAGAGCAGTTGCATGTCTGGGAGCACGGAAAGGGCTGGATCTGGCATACCGTAGTGAACACTGGTGTGTTGGGTTCCACCCAGGATGGCACGTGGCCCATCTATCAGCGGCTCCCCAAGACCACCATGCGCGGAGTGTTTCCGCAGCCGATCTCCTGGGCTTCTTACCACGGGCTGGCCGGACAACGGGTCCCCCAATGGGCAGGAAGCTCATTGATGCAGCCAGCCCGTGGCACCGTTGGCGGCAGCCCTGTGCGTTGGGTACCCTACAACGATCCCGGCATCCTCTGGGTGAACTACTTCGACGATGGCCGCGGCATCCACTACTACCCCAGGGCTGCCTATGGATTCCCGCAGAGCGCCGGTTGTGTCGAGGAGCCGTACCATGCGGCGCCGGTTACCTATCGCCTGCTGCATTACGGGGTTCCGGTGACCGTAAGCGGAGCGCTTTTTGGGCTTGCTATACCTACTCATGGTACTCAAGCCAAAAAAAATTGA
- a CDS encoding helix-turn-helix domain-containing protein, protein MDIPSSAEQSLIRLAGRLENARKRRRWTQQKMADLLGIGLNTYRRMESGSPSVSIGSWLHALYLMGTLEEVDGLLLWDNDRLGAALARQKKAVRKGKAESIHDIADRL, encoded by the coding sequence GTGGATATCCCCTCCTCAGCAGAGCAGTCGCTGATCCGTCTGGCAGGGCGCCTGGAAAACGCCCGCAAGAGGCGGCGGTGGACGCAGCAGAAAATGGCCGATCTTCTGGGGATTGGCCTCAACACCTACCGGCGGATGGAATCCGGCTCACCAAGCGTGTCCATTGGCAGTTGGCTACATGCCCTCTACCTGATGGGCACCCTAGAAGAAGTGGATGGACTTCTGCTTTGGGACAACGACCGGCTTGGTGCAGCATTGGCCCGACAGAAAAAAGCGGTAAGAAAGGGAAAGGCAGAGAGCATCCACGATATTGCTGATCGACTCTAG
- a CDS encoding transglycosylase SLT domain-containing protein codes for MKKAAEKAHVPPKLVAAVAYVENGGDFHGSATRVSPAGAIGVMQLMPGTAWGFLHVNPWSVRQNIEGAAKYLAYLLHQFHGDQRLAVMAYNAGPTAIAHGYRPLAAVTYAQEVLQKERLV; via the coding sequence GTGAAGAAAGCTGCAGAGAAAGCACACGTCCCGCCGAAGCTCGTGGCTGCGGTTGCGTATGTTGAGAATGGCGGCGATTTCCATGGTTCGGCGACCAGGGTGTCGCCAGCCGGAGCGATTGGCGTCATGCAGTTGATGCCTGGCACGGCCTGGGGTTTTCTGCATGTCAATCCCTGGAGTGTCCGGCAAAATATCGAGGGGGCGGCCAAGTACCTTGCGTATCTCCTGCACCAGTTCCATGGTGACCAGCGGCTTGCGGTGATGGCCTACAACGCTGGCCCTACTGCCATTGCACATGGCTATCGCCCCTTGGCAGCGGTTACGTATGCGCAGGAGGTCCTGCAGAAGGAAAGGCTTGTTTAG
- a CDS encoding type II toxin-antitoxin system HipA family toxin, which yields MYRDIFVFAHLDTEKPVIAGVLRYDESGGLGSFRYANSYVSRADALPISIQPGLIELGSTVITETNNQGLPGPIRDSLPDYWGRLVFASRMKIPAEKVSNVDLLLSPIPERFGFLDFSDRADRCPTPSAPVVIPVLEHLDALIEVAEALQENRKLNQQEEWAIALLAQGTSLGGARPKSVIRDNGELWLAKFPTKDDRYDVCGVEFATHAMANELGIRVPEAKLSAFPDGRRIFLTKRFDRDSQGRRLPALSALSALGLDESENALGSYPAIARILQKLGDTHGRQELFKRMVFNAGIRNTDDHLRNHCILYSRAHSAWNLSPGFDINPGIKRTGIGEQFNLSIGIGKHGRSVTAENLLSSVTDFGLTEKEGKQIIGDVANVLSRWREHFASAKIDNGTMELFSETFLSGQKMLRECLSTSVMLNRKHPGVKPSGIE from the coding sequence ATGTATCGGGACATATTCGTTTTTGCACATCTGGATACCGAGAAGCCGGTCATTGCAGGGGTTCTGCGCTACGATGAATCTGGTGGGCTGGGGAGTTTCCGCTATGCGAACAGCTATGTTTCCAGAGCGGATGCCCTGCCGATTTCCATACAGCCAGGCCTCATCGAGCTTGGTTCAACCGTGATTACCGAAACCAACAACCAGGGACTTCCCGGGCCTATACGGGATTCTCTCCCGGATTACTGGGGCAGACTGGTGTTCGCCAGCAGGATGAAGATCCCAGCGGAGAAAGTGAGCAACGTCGACCTGTTGCTCTCCCCTATTCCTGAGCGATTTGGGTTTCTGGACTTTTCGGATAGGGCAGATCGCTGCCCAACACCATCCGCACCTGTCGTGATCCCCGTTCTGGAACACCTGGACGCCTTGATCGAGGTGGCAGAAGCCCTACAGGAAAACCGGAAGCTGAACCAGCAGGAAGAGTGGGCGATCGCACTGCTTGCGCAAGGCACCAGCCTCGGTGGCGCAAGGCCAAAAAGTGTCATCCGCGACAATGGAGAGCTATGGCTGGCAAAGTTCCCGACAAAAGACGACAGGTATGATGTCTGTGGGGTGGAGTTTGCGACGCATGCCATGGCAAACGAGCTTGGGATTCGTGTGCCAGAGGCAAAACTTTCTGCATTCCCTGATGGTCGGAGAATTTTTCTGACCAAACGTTTCGATCGCGACAGCCAAGGCAGGCGGCTACCAGCATTAAGCGCCTTATCTGCTTTGGGTCTGGACGAATCAGAAAATGCTCTTGGTTCCTATCCAGCAATCGCCAGAATTCTGCAGAAGCTTGGTGATACGCACGGCAGACAAGAGTTGTTCAAAAGAATGGTTTTCAATGCAGGCATTCGCAATACGGATGATCACTTGCGAAACCATTGCATTCTCTATTCCCGTGCACACTCTGCCTGGAATCTGTCCCCTGGCTTTGATATCAATCCGGGCATCAAGAGAACCGGTATTGGTGAGCAGTTCAACCTGTCCATTGGAATAGGCAAGCATGGTAGATCTGTCACAGCAGAAAACCTCTTGTCTTCTGTTACAGACTTTGGGCTCACAGAAAAAGAGGGCAAGCAGATCATAGGTGACGTGGCAAATGTCCTCTCCAGGTGGAGGGAGCATTTTGCCTCTGCCAAAATTGATAATGGCACGATGGAACTGTTCTCCGAGACCTTTCTTTCCGGGCAAAAAATGCTTAGGGAATGTCTTTCGACGTCGGTGATGCTGAACCGCAAGCATCCCGGGGTGAAACCATCCGGCATCGAATAG
- a CDS encoding HU family DNA-binding protein — MEKEKEVVTQAELVEFLAEHHDLPKAKALRVLHSLVDYCTVSLAQGKRVRLVGLGTLETHVSPARTARNVLTGEPVQVPEKRRVRLRVSSEMKRAINSGK; from the coding sequence ATGGAAAAAGAAAAAGAGGTTGTCACCCAGGCAGAGCTTGTCGAATTTCTGGCAGAGCACCACGATCTGCCAAAAGCCAAAGCGCTGCGGGTGCTCCACAGTCTGGTCGATTATTGCACGGTGTCTCTGGCCCAAGGCAAGCGCGTTCGCCTGGTTGGTCTGGGGACACTGGAAACGCACGTTTCGCCGGCACGTACGGCACGCAACGTCCTCACCGGAGAGCCAGTCCAGGTGCCAGAAAAGCGCCGCGTCCGTTTGCGCGTATCCAGTGAGATGAAGCGCGCCATTAACAGCGGCAAGTGA
- a CDS encoding IS4 family transposase: MARTKAQLSSGARLADYLTVGYLAMRCPISKVRETLAQYEVESQRRRGLPHEVLVYFVLAMVLYANVAYEEVLRLVIEGLRSVLGDDGLAQAVVSKGAISQARTRVGAGPLKTLYQQQVGPHGPEGMTGVWYRGLRIMAIDGSTLDMPDEAPNAERYGYPPSARGASAFPKLRFVAMAECGTHTLCYAESGPYAQSERELARAVMAHADASMLVTADRGFYSYDFWKLAHATGANLLFRLSSTLTLPREQELPDGSYLSTIYPSGANRKQDRQGIRVRVIEYTLQGIPDAEPSYRLITNWMDPVQAPAQELAALYHQRWNIESSFDELKTHLADRRVALRSKRPELVEQEFYALLLVHAAIRHLMTEAAAQTDQAAQDLSFIHAVHVLHRRLPAVGAIPPSG; the protein is encoded by the coding sequence ATGGCACGAACCAAAGCACAACTCTCTTCGGGCGCTCGACTAGCGGACTATCTGACGGTGGGATATCTGGCAATGCGCTGTCCTATCAGCAAGGTGCGTGAGACCCTGGCGCAATATGAGGTGGAAAGCCAGCGGCGACGTGGATTGCCACACGAAGTATTGGTCTATTTTGTGCTGGCGATGGTGCTGTATGCCAACGTAGCTTATGAGGAAGTTTTGCGCCTGGTAATCGAGGGATTACGATCCGTTCTTGGGGATGATGGGCTGGCCCAGGCCGTCGTCAGCAAAGGGGCCATATCCCAGGCGCGGACCCGCGTAGGGGCAGGACCGTTGAAAACGCTCTATCAACAGCAAGTCGGTCCACATGGTCCCGAGGGCATGACTGGGGTGTGGTACCGAGGCCTACGGATCATGGCCATAGACGGCTCCACGCTGGACATGCCTGATGAAGCCCCCAATGCAGAGCGATATGGATATCCACCCTCTGCGCGAGGTGCATCCGCCTTTCCCAAGCTCCGCTTTGTCGCCATGGCGGAATGCGGTACCCACACTTTGTGTTACGCCGAGTCGGGTCCCTATGCACAAAGTGAGAGAGAACTTGCCCGCGCTGTCATGGCTCATGCCGACGCCTCTATGCTGGTGACAGCTGACCGCGGCTTTTACAGCTACGACTTCTGGAAGCTAGCCCATGCCACCGGTGCCAACCTGCTGTTTCGCCTGAGCAGCACCCTCACCTTGCCCCGTGAACAGGAATTGCCAGATGGATCCTACCTCAGCACGATCTATCCCAGTGGAGCGAACCGAAAGCAGGATCGCCAGGGTATCCGTGTGCGGGTCATTGAGTATACCTTACAAGGTATCCCAGACGCCGAGCCGAGCTATCGACTGATCACCAACTGGATGGATCCGGTACAAGCCCCGGCACAAGAATTGGCAGCACTATACCATCAGCGCTGGAACATCGAGTCCAGTTTTGATGAACTCAAGACCCACCTGGCGGATCGTCGTGTCGCGTTGCGGAGCAAGCGTCCGGAATTGGTCGAGCAGGAGTTCTACGCTCTTCTGCTGGTCCATGCTGCCATCCGCCACCTGATGACCGAGGCCGCAGCACAAACAGATCAAGCGGCTCAGGATCTATCCTTCATCCATGCGGTGCACGTCCTTCATCGCCGTCTACCTGCGGTCGGCGCTATTCCCCCCTCAGGGTAG
- a CDS encoding ISNCY family transposase, with product MGEEYNTMSYREMDRLELLQALMGKQLRQREVAERLSLSVRQVKRLVARYRAEGAAGLVSRQRGKRPNNRILDSVRESAIQLVQTHYADFGPTLAREKLEERHGYQLSTETLRQWMMAEGLWVAKRRKAARIHQRRPRRPYLGELVQIDGSPHDWFEERGPRCTLIVFIDDATSRLMALHFVPAETTQAYMETLRAYLKAHGRPVALYSDKHSIFRVNHPDQEGVPTQFTRALQTLDIQAIHANSPQAKGRVERANQTLQDRLVKELRLQGISDLEAANAFLPEFLADYNRRFAVSPQHPQDAHRPVLHNPEELSLIFCLQHTRKLSKNLSFRFQNREYQLTNYSSGYRLRGASVTVCQAFDSSITLLYQGQPLTYRILAEGEPPIPLDDEKSLHLRIEQAVKEQAQRSHWKPAPDHPWRRYPQSKPAHTSTP from the coding sequence ATGGGCGAGGAGTACAACACGATGAGCTATCGAGAGATGGATCGACTGGAGTTGCTGCAGGCTCTGATGGGTAAGCAGCTCCGGCAACGGGAGGTCGCCGAGCGGCTGAGTCTGAGCGTGCGCCAGGTCAAACGCCTTGTCGCACGGTATCGGGCCGAAGGGGCCGCCGGGCTGGTGTCCCGGCAGCGCGGCAAGCGGCCCAACAACCGGATTTTGGACTCGGTCCGTGAATCCGCCATCCAGTTGGTGCAGACGCACTACGCAGACTTTGGGCCAACGCTGGCTCGGGAGAAATTGGAAGAACGACATGGCTATCAGCTCTCTACGGAGACGTTGCGCCAGTGGATGATGGCCGAAGGTCTGTGGGTGGCGAAGCGGCGCAAGGCGGCCCGTATCCACCAACGACGGCCCCGACGCCCTTATCTCGGTGAACTGGTACAGATCGACGGCTCGCCCCACGACTGGTTCGAGGAGCGTGGCCCCCGCTGTACCCTCATCGTCTTCATAGACGATGCTACTAGCCGCCTGATGGCTTTGCATTTCGTACCAGCCGAGACTACCCAAGCGTATATGGAGACGCTGCGAGCGTACCTGAAAGCGCATGGTCGCCCGGTAGCCCTGTACTCCGACAAGCACAGCATCTTTCGCGTCAATCACCCCGATCAGGAGGGAGTACCCACCCAGTTCACTCGCGCCCTGCAGACCTTGGATATCCAAGCCATCCACGCCAACAGCCCGCAAGCAAAGGGGCGGGTCGAACGGGCCAATCAGACTCTACAAGATCGCCTGGTCAAGGAGCTACGCCTGCAGGGCATCTCCGATCTGGAGGCTGCCAACGCCTTCCTGCCGGAGTTCCTGGCCGATTACAACCGGCGCTTTGCTGTCTCCCCGCAACATCCCCAGGATGCGCATCGTCCCGTACTGCACAACCCAGAAGAATTGTCCCTGATCTTCTGCCTGCAGCACACCCGCAAGCTCTCCAAAAACCTGAGTTTTCGCTTCCAGAACCGCGAATACCAACTCACGAATTACAGCAGTGGCTACCGCCTACGCGGTGCCAGTGTAACCGTCTGCCAAGCCTTCGACAGCAGCATTACCTTGCTGTATCAGGGACAGCCCCTAACCTACCGGATCCTCGCCGAGGGTGAGCCCCCCATCCCCTTGGACGATGAGAAAAGCCTGCACTTACGTATTGAGCAAGCTGTGAAGGAGCAGGCCCAACGGAGCCACTGGAAACCCGCGCCCGACCATCCCTGGCGACGATACCCTCAGTCTAAGCCCGCTCACACATCCACCCCCTGA
- a CDS encoding type II toxin-antitoxin system PemK/MazF family toxin → MTEKWRMAIHFHPEQGTIVICDFSGFVQPEMVKRRPAVVVSPRLRRRDRLCTIVPLSTTAPNPVAPYHFKLHVDPVLPKPYDASFHWVKADMLYTVSFDRLHLPFDRKDASGERKYDVRVIDESDLLKIQECMLHALGLTSCQPKAGMSPFEQDRNVPLEGVQGVDV, encoded by the coding sequence ATGACGGAAAAATGGCGCATGGCTATCCATTTTCATCCTGAGCAAGGCACCATTGTCATCTGCGACTTCAGCGGGTTCGTCCAACCCGAGATGGTCAAACGTCGCCCCGCCGTTGTCGTTTCTCCGCGCCTTCGCCGGCGCGACCGTCTGTGCACAATTGTTCCATTGAGCACCACGGCCCCGAACCCAGTAGCTCCCTACCATTTCAAGCTGCATGTAGATCCCGTTCTCCCAAAACCGTATGACGCCTCGTTTCATTGGGTGAAGGCAGACATGCTGTACACCGTATCGTTCGATAGACTCCACCTGCCCTTCGACAGGAAAGACGCATCAGGGGAAAGAAAGTACGATGTTAGAGTGATCGATGAATCTGATTTGCTTAAAATTCAAGAATGTATGCTTCACGCCCTTGGGCTGACCAGCTGTCAACCCAAAGCAGGAATGTCCCCTTTTGAGCAAGACAGGAATGTCCCCTTGGAGGGAGTTCAGGGGGTGGATGTGTGA
- a CDS encoding LPD7 domain-containing protein produces the protein MFIESPDGGVDFGYLPKEVSRIIRRQAGPIRLLESDLRHIEERHSKEIMQAGYENAIEFVHQSANSYNAIYRGKKGTLFLVTDFDGEIPKNVIIRLTPMPDMSIDYWAVKTASIMRREYFNKRELLLLRDSPYHTQTLDTKVPFSARPRADIEIVEHPEADVNGVYRKLLEQAGPSLPLARDPFDPGTENPLPLRDAQIARSLLEETPFDAGPEADGSILDRSHRDVKRPRVGELVADAERFHPPPSGIPHSTHEQSFLSFATQEHQTMATQPEPLFSHGPLSIVASDDEQKSGITVLHDEWDNGEFISQEDPLHKEFLNLIQKNKNSLGFVANQIQARLEQVGRWAGLSLEDEGVIFGPARGVQEIEAEVKSSEEVVAPAEGQVKRPVPGEQEPSVSTESSESLAKPEKAEEEKQTEIQPAGPETSASSDLSEKTAKSQEQESEKTNADILQNWPEGAAEKGQKAEEKQKTFVHLETPNILLSHNKRPLVLDYGYQITVTNRALFGIGRESQKKRENAVGTALSAAVERFGEPVHVVGNKAFLKQTAEMAVKMGIKLEPGDEQARKIYQEALDRAAKEKGNVLSPARSAPSKSKEQDLGIER, from the coding sequence ATGTTTATCGAGTCCCCGGATGGTGGTGTAGATTTTGGTTATCTACCCAAAGAGGTGTCGAGGATCATTCGACGCCAGGCAGGACCAATTCGCTTGCTGGAGAGTGACCTTCGGCATATTGAAGAGCGGCATTCTAAGGAAATCATGCAGGCCGGGTATGAAAATGCCATTGAATTTGTTCATCAATCAGCGAACAGTTATAACGCTATATATCGCGGGAAAAAAGGAACGCTGTTCCTCGTTACCGATTTTGATGGAGAAATTCCGAAAAATGTAATAATTCGGTTGACGCCAATGCCTGATATGAGCATTGATTATTGGGCAGTAAAAACTGCGTCAATCATGAGAAGGGAATATTTTAACAAGAGAGAGCTGCTCTTGTTGCGCGACTCGCCATATCACACGCAAACCTTGGATACCAAGGTCCCCTTTAGCGCTAGGCCAAGAGCAGATATTGAGATCGTAGAACATCCCGAGGCGGACGTCAACGGGGTTTATAGAAAACTTCTGGAGCAGGCCGGGCCCAGCCTGCCTCTCGCGAGAGATCCCTTCGACCCTGGGACAGAAAACCCACTTCCGCTACGCGACGCACAAATTGCGAGATCTCTCCTGGAAGAAACGCCATTTGACGCTGGGCCAGAAGCGGATGGTTCGATTCTTGACCGCAGCCATCGGGATGTCAAGCGCCCGAGAGTGGGCGAATTGGTTGCCGATGCAGAGCGATTCCATCCCCCTCCAAGCGGCATACCGCACTCAACCCATGAACAAAGTTTTCTTTCCTTTGCAACACAGGAGCACCAAACCATGGCAACACAACCAGAACCCCTCTTTTCCCATGGCCCCCTGTCCATCGTCGCCAGTGACGATGAACAGAAGTCGGGCATTACGGTCCTGCATGACGAGTGGGACAATGGCGAGTTCATTTCCCAGGAAGACCCTCTCCACAAGGAATTCCTGAATCTCATCCAGAAGAACAAAAACAGTCTGGGCTTCGTTGCCAACCAGATCCAGGCGCGCCTGGAGCAGGTAGGGCGATGGGCAGGACTATCTCTTGAAGATGAGGGAGTCATTTTCGGACCGGCGCGTGGTGTCCAGGAGATTGAAGCAGAGGTGAAATCTTCGGAAGAAGTTGTGGCACCCGCAGAGGGTCAGGTCAAAAGGCCTGTTCCTGGCGAACAGGAACCATCTGTGTCCACGGAATCTAGCGAGAGCCTGGCAAAGCCAGAAAAAGCCGAAGAAGAAAAGCAGACCGAGATCCAGCCTGCTGGGCCGGAAACATCTGCGTCATCTGATCTCTCTGAAAAAACGGCAAAGTCTCAAGAACAAGAGTCAGAAAAAACCAATGCAGACATCCTGCAAAACTGGCCTGAAGGTGCAGCCGAAAAAGGTCAGAAAGCTGAAGAGAAGCAAAAGACTTTTGTGCACCTGGAAACTCCTAATATATTGCTATCTCACAACAAGAGGCCCTTGGTCCTCGACTATGGTTACCAGATTACGGTCACTAACCGTGCCCTGTTCGGTATTGGTCGAGAATCGCAAAAAAAGCGCGAAAATGCCGTGGGAACGGCTTTGAGTGCCGCGGTCGAGCGCTTTGGGGAACCCGTCCATGTTGTCGGTAACAAGGCATTCTTGAAGCAGACTGCAGAGATGGCAGTGAAAATGGGCATCAAGCTGGAGCCTGGCGACGAACAGGCGCGGAAGATTTATCAAGAGGCTCTGGATCGGGCTGCCAAGGAAAAAGGGAACGTGCTCTCCCCTGCCCGTTCCGCACCGAGCAAAAGCAAAGAGCAGGACTTGGGCATAGAGCGGTAA